The Candidatus Uhrbacteria bacterium genome has a segment encoding these proteins:
- a CDS encoding cupin domain-containing protein, which yields MFKPFSGDIVAIAKDNAFYRREVATAQDSQVVVMSIPVGSEVGEEVHDDVDQNLLFVAGTGKAVLNGEESPINAGTLVMVPRGTSHNFINTGSEDLKIVTIYAPPRHKIGTIHKTLDEAEHKPEHY from the coding sequence ATGTTCAAACCCTTTTCCGGCGACATCGTCGCCATAGCCAAAGACAACGCCTTCTATCGCCGCGAGGTCGCAACAGCGCAAGACTCCCAAGTCGTGGTCATGAGCATCCCCGTCGGAAGTGAAGTGGGGGAAGAAGTCCATGATGACGTCGATCAGAACCTGCTGTTCGTCGCCGGCACAGGAAAAGCCGTCTTGAACGGTGAAGAAAGTCCGATTAACGCCGGCACCCTCGTCATGGTTCCGCGTGGCACAAGTCACAACTTCATCAATACCGGCTCGGAAGATCTTAAAATCGTCACCATCTACGCCCCGCCTCGTCACAAGATTGGCACGATTCACAAAACTTTGGATGAAGCCGAGCATAAGCCGGAGCATTACTAA
- a CDS encoding DUF3592 domain-containing protein translates to MELLTILFPFALVALIFGAMIFMAVQRGFEMKELVEQGVETQGTIISKRSVSASRASSRRQKLAYRYTDRQGSSHEHTSIVTYDAYDQYEVGQPIEIVYSAKRPGVSAAKYMVDLARETMQKK, encoded by the coding sequence ATGGAACTCCTCACGATCCTCTTCCCGTTTGCCCTCGTTGCCCTCATTTTTGGAGCCATGATTTTTATGGCTGTTCAAAGAGGCTTTGAGATGAAAGAGCTTGTTGAACAAGGCGTTGAAACACAGGGTACAATTATCAGTAAGCGTTCGGTTTCAGCATCTCGCGCCTCTTCACGCCGGCAAAAACTCGCCTATCGCTATACGGATCGCCAAGGCAGCTCGCATGAACACACTTCAATTGTCACATACGATGCCTATGACCAATACGAAGTCGGACAACCGATCGAGATCGTCTATTCCGCCAAGCGTCCGGGAGTAAGCGCGGCAAAGTACATGGTCGATCTGGCGCGTGAGACGATGCAGAAGAAATAA
- a CDS encoding DUF559 domain-containing protein, with amino-acid sequence MQKLYNDPSHKELRRQLRRESTIFERALWEYLRDRRLGGMKFRRQYGVDRYVLDFYCPKTRLAIEIDGPIHEERDTECYDKERDAFLQAHNIHVLRFTNEELKTNLKHVIQCIEGYDSPS; translated from the coding sequence ATGCAAAAACTCTATAACGATCCTTCTCACAAAGAACTAAGACGGCAACTTCGCAGAGAGTCGACGATATTCGAAAGAGCGTTGTGGGAATATCTCAGAGACAGGCGTTTAGGAGGAATGAAATTCCGGAGACAATACGGAGTCGATCGTTATGTTTTGGACTTCTACTGCCCAAAGACCCGTCTCGCTATCGAGATCGATGGACCAATCCATGAAGAAAGGGATACAGAGTGCTACGACAAGGAGCGCGACGCATTTCTCCAAGCGCACAACATCCATGTTCTTCGTTTCACAAACGAAGAACTAAAAACAAACCTTAAGCACGTAATACAATGTATCGAAGGATACGATTCCCCCTCCTGA
- a CDS encoding methylated-DNA--[protein]-cysteine S-methyltransferase, translating into MKSALKIAYGIVPSPFGSCLIATLDKKLCKLSFVDNQSKVMNELRRAWPQAELIRDDKAVKPFVAKIFTKSKAKKNVPFVIQGTDFQIKVWKAMMSIPFGKTKSYKDVAKAVGAPYAFRAVGSACGKNPIGVLIPCHRVLASDGSLGGFGWGLKRKQEMLDWEQDS; encoded by the coding sequence ATGAAATCCGCATTGAAAATCGCATACGGCATCGTCCCGTCACCATTTGGCTCTTGTTTGATCGCGACGCTCGATAAAAAGCTCTGCAAACTCTCTTTTGTCGATAACCAGAGCAAGGTAATGAACGAGCTACGACGCGCTTGGCCTCAAGCCGAGCTCATCCGCGACGATAAAGCGGTAAAGCCATTCGTGGCCAAGATTTTTACAAAATCAAAAGCTAAAAAGAATGTCCCATTTGTAATCCAGGGCACGGATTTTCAGATCAAAGTCTGGAAAGCGATGATGTCGATCCCATTCGGCAAAACAAAATCGTATAAAGATGTCGCAAAAGCGGTCGGTGCGCCTTACGCGTTCCGCGCCGTCGGCTCTGCCTGCGGTAAAAATCCCATCGGTGTGCTCATCCCATGCCACCGCGTCCTCGCCAGCGACGGCAGCCTCGGCGGGTTTGGCTGGGGATTGAAGCGAAAACAAGAGATGCTGGATTGGGAACAAGATTCTTAA
- a CDS encoding HD domain-containing protein produces MELAQAIDLIKRSIPSAYLVGGFVRDELLGITSKDADIEVFGMASEELEKRLHELFDGNVVTVGRSFGVFKVMLGGGVDVDVAIPRRESKSGKGHKDFVVEGDPTMTIEEAARRRDFTINAMYRDLASGALVDPYGGADDLKNKVLKAVEVKTFGEDPLRVYRAVQFVARFGLTVEEETFELMKGMVEDGELDHLPAERVTGEIKKLLLQAERPSIGFEAMRALGIIEMYYPELLVLEDTPQEPDWHPEGDVWIHTMMVVDQASRIARHASSNPFEQFTDEERLQIVLGALCHDLGKPSTTAIGEKDGVQRIRSLGHEEAGVEPTKLLLAKWTFGQAALEAALASAKEHLKPGMLSMTVDKGQMNEEQYVNSVRKLLKRIHPISWRILLAIAESDYRGRTIPGVDTEPYLAGERMRQTIRTFKLDEAPTKPLISGSDLIPLGVKPGPGMGEIIKKVETARDAGEIKTREEALEMATNILKSPAE; encoded by the coding sequence ATGGAGCTCGCACAAGCCATCGATCTTATTAAGCGCTCGATACCGAGCGCTTATCTTGTCGGTGGTTTTGTGCGGGATGAATTACTCGGGATTACATCGAAGGATGCGGATATTGAGGTGTTTGGGATGGCGTCGGAAGAGCTGGAGAAGAGGCTGCATGAGCTTTTTGATGGAAATGTCGTAACGGTTGGACGGTCGTTTGGCGTTTTCAAGGTTATGCTCGGTGGAGGTGTCGACGTTGATGTGGCGATTCCGCGTCGCGAGTCAAAATCAGGAAAAGGCCATAAGGATTTTGTGGTTGAAGGTGATCCGACAATGACCATTGAAGAGGCGGCGCGACGTCGAGACTTCACGATCAACGCCATGTATCGCGATTTGGCGAGCGGAGCGCTTGTTGATCCGTACGGAGGCGCGGATGATCTTAAAAACAAGGTCTTGAAGGCGGTGGAGGTGAAGACGTTTGGGGAAGATCCGTTGCGCGTGTATCGCGCGGTGCAGTTTGTGGCGCGTTTTGGGCTAACGGTTGAAGAAGAAACGTTTGAACTCATGAAAGGCATGGTCGAGGACGGCGAGCTTGATCATTTGCCGGCGGAACGCGTGACGGGCGAGATCAAAAAACTCTTGCTACAAGCCGAGCGACCCTCGATAGGATTTGAGGCGATGCGCGCCCTCGGGATTATCGAGATGTATTATCCGGAATTACTGGTTTTGGAGGATACGCCGCAAGAACCGGACTGGCATCCTGAGGGAGATGTTTGGATTCATACGATGATGGTGGTGGATCAAGCGTCACGCATCGCGCGTCACGCGTCTTCAAATCCGTTTGAACAATTCACGGATGAGGAGAGGCTTCAGATCGTACTAGGTGCGCTTTGCCATGATTTGGGAAAGCCATCGACCACGGCGATTGGAGAGAAAGATGGCGTACAGAGAATCCGCTCGCTCGGACATGAAGAAGCGGGGGTTGAGCCGACAAAATTGCTTTTGGCCAAGTGGACATTTGGTCAGGCGGCATTGGAAGCGGCGCTTGCATCGGCTAAAGAGCATTTGAAACCGGGAATGTTATCGATGACCGTCGACAAAGGACAGATGAATGAGGAGCAATACGTAAATTCCGTGCGCAAGCTTTTGAAACGGATTCATCCGATCTCTTGGCGCATTTTATTGGCGATTGCCGAAAGCGATTATCGCGGCAGAACCATTCCCGGAGTCGACACGGAGCCCTATCTTGCCGGCGAGCGCATGCGCCAAACGATCCGCACGTTCAAACTCGATGAAGCGCCGACGAAGCCGCTCATTTCCGGCAGCGATTTGATTCCGCTTGGCGTGAAACCGGGTCCGGGGATGGGTGAAATTATTAAAAAGGTCGAGACGGCACGCGATGCGGGAGAAATCAAGACACGGGAGGAAGCGCTGGAGATGGCAACAAACATTTTAAAAAGCCCGGCCGAGTGA
- a CDS encoding low molecular weight protein arginine phosphatase — MNLLFVCRGNTCRSVLAHYIAEVLVRSHPVKQKPLIRSAGVEAWPGMTASSHTLQVLAKDYDYDASSHRASKLTPEHIKWADVIYTMTTARRDQITTQFPQAVAKLKLLSAKIPIEDPIGGDETVYRELAKDIEQALKVRYLELGIF, encoded by the coding sequence GTGAATCTTTTGTTTGTTTGCCGCGGCAACACTTGCCGTAGCGTGCTCGCGCACTACATCGCGGAGGTGCTGGTTCGCAGCCATCCGGTCAAGCAGAAACCATTGATCCGCTCTGCGGGTGTCGAGGCTTGGCCTGGGATGACGGCGTCGTCCCACACCCTACAGGTTCTCGCCAAGGACTATGACTACGATGCGAGCTCGCACCGAGCGAGCAAGCTCACGCCTGAGCACATCAAATGGGCGGACGTGATCTATACGATGACGACCGCCCGCCGCGACCAGATCACGACCCAATTTCCCCAAGCCGTCGCCAAGCTCAAGCTCCTGTCTGCCAAGATTCCAATCGAGGATCCGATCGGTGGTGATGAGACCGTGTACCGCGAGCTTGCAAAAGACATCGAGCAGGCTCTCAAGGTGCGCTACCTCGAGCTCGGCATCTTCTGA
- a CDS encoding ABC-F family ATP-binding cassette domain-containing protein, which translates to MATILSTEALSKAHGPLMLFENATLSFDETDKIGFIGRNGAGKSTLLNIITGQEEADSGSVSRHPNLRMGYLKQLDDFTEGESVIGFMQRMSGKPDWFCGKIGAQFELKKEKLETTIASLSGGWQMRVKLAALLCQEPNFLLLDEPTNFLDLNTQLLLEAFLRDWHGGFLIVSHDREFLTNTCTHTLELEHGSFTLFPGDIETYLAYKEEQLAFKIKYNQKIDTEKKKLLSFVERFGAKASKATQAQSKLKQMRKLKTIEIKHRLKTVRIVIPKVDPRKTFAVKAAHLSIGYGDKTIAKDIQFEIDRGQKVALLGQNGAGKSTLLKTLAGLLEKKDGTFAWNNRTVFAYYDQHTAEQLHPQDTISSYLTRQMAIDLEPEVLMRMAGNFLFTKEDLDKTISLLSGGERSRLAMAGILLRRPDVLLLDEPTNHLDLETVEALGAALKAWNGTVIFVSHSRTFVN; encoded by the coding sequence ATGGCTACGATTTTGTCGACGGAAGCGCTTTCAAAGGCTCATGGGCCGTTGATGCTTTTTGAGAATGCGACACTTTCTTTTGATGAAACAGACAAGATCGGATTTATCGGGAGGAATGGTGCGGGCAAATCGACCTTGTTGAATATCATCACCGGACAGGAGGAGGCGGATAGCGGGAGCGTGTCGAGGCATCCGAATTTGCGCATGGGCTATTTGAAACAGCTCGATGATTTTACTGAAGGTGAGAGCGTGATCGGATTTATGCAGCGCATGAGCGGGAAGCCGGATTGGTTTTGTGGAAAGATTGGCGCGCAGTTTGAATTGAAGAAGGAGAAGCTGGAAACAACAATCGCTTCGCTCTCCGGCGGCTGGCAGATGCGCGTGAAGCTCGCGGCGCTTTTGTGTCAGGAACCGAATTTTTTATTGCTCGATGAGCCGACAAACTTTCTTGATCTTAATACTCAATTATTGTTGGAAGCATTCTTGCGCGATTGGCATGGCGGATTTTTGATCGTGTCGCATGATCGAGAATTTCTTACAAACACCTGTACGCACACGCTCGAGCTTGAACACGGATCGTTTACATTGTTTCCGGGCGATATCGAGACCTATCTTGCCTACAAAGAAGAACAGCTTGCTTTCAAGATCAAATACAATCAAAAGATCGATACGGAAAAGAAGAAACTCCTGTCATTTGTGGAGCGTTTTGGCGCGAAAGCCTCCAAAGCGACGCAAGCACAGTCCAAATTAAAGCAGATGCGGAAGCTGAAGACGATTGAGATCAAGCATCGACTCAAAACGGTGCGCATCGTGATTCCCAAGGTTGATCCTCGGAAAACGTTTGCCGTGAAGGCGGCGCATTTGTCTATTGGCTACGGCGACAAAACGATCGCGAAAGATATTCAGTTTGAAATTGATCGCGGACAGAAAGTAGCATTGCTCGGACAGAATGGCGCAGGTAAATCGACATTACTCAAAACGCTAGCCGGACTGCTTGAGAAAAAAGACGGAACATTTGCGTGGAATAATCGGACTGTATTTGCTTATTATGATCAGCACACGGCCGAGCAGCTACACCCGCAAGATACGATCTCGAGTTATTTGACTCGGCAGATGGCGATCGATCTTGAACCGGAAGTGTTGATGCGTATGGCGGGAAACTTTTTGTTCACGAAAGAAGATTTGGATAAAACGATTTCCCTTTTGTCCGGAGGAGAACGTTCACGCTTGGCGATGGCCGGGATTCTTTTGCGCAGACCCGACGTGTTGCTGCTCGATGAACCGACGAACCACCTTGATCTTGAGACGGTAGAGGCGCTCGGTGCCGCCCTTAAGGCTTGGAATGGGACGGTGATCTTTGTGTCGCATAGCCGTACGTTTGTGAACTGA
- the hflX gene encoding GTPase HflX produces the protein MPIIPNKPRAILIDVIPPSMDEKTAKRRIEELELLTKTYGGMIIIKLMQKKGTPDYRTYLGGGKMEEIIELANKEKAEALIINNLLKPGQMFNVNEALRKAKLNMQAWDRVDLILKIFDRHAKTAEAKLQIKLAAIHHMGPRIYGMGMELMQQKGGTSTRGGQGETNTELMKRHLFEQEQKIKRDLERVNVARKGHRARRDRVGLKTVSVVGYTNAGKSSLLNALTKKGAYVANALFATLDTHVGKIWIPTKDGRGKEILISDTIGFIQDLPPQLIDAFRSTLDETIDADLLLHVIDVSDKHVHEKIKEVEQVLKQIGADAIPKIYVFNKMDLVKRKPAKIVKDEYKAFQPAFVSAHSGVGLAELKTLIAETLGLD, from the coding sequence ATGCCTATTATTCCAAATAAACCGAGAGCCATCCTGATTGATGTCATTCCCCCATCGATGGATGAGAAGACGGCTAAGCGCCGTATTGAAGAGTTGGAATTGCTCACAAAAACGTATGGCGGAATGATCATCATTAAATTGATGCAGAAAAAAGGAACACCGGATTATCGTACCTATCTTGGCGGAGGAAAGATGGAGGAAATCATCGAGCTTGCGAATAAAGAGAAGGCGGAAGCGTTGATCATTAATAATCTCCTCAAGCCGGGGCAGATGTTTAATGTGAATGAGGCGTTGCGGAAAGCAAAATTGAACATGCAGGCTTGGGATCGAGTCGATTTGATTTTGAAAATTTTTGATCGCCACGCAAAAACGGCGGAAGCAAAACTACAGATCAAACTGGCAGCCATCCATCACATGGGACCGCGTATTTACGGTATGGGTATGGAGCTCATGCAGCAGAAAGGCGGAACCAGTACGCGCGGCGGACAGGGTGAAACCAATACCGAGTTAATGAAGCGCCACTTGTTTGAGCAAGAGCAAAAAATTAAGCGCGACTTGGAGCGCGTAAACGTGGCGCGCAAAGGTCATCGTGCACGACGCGACCGCGTGGGCTTGAAAACGGTGTCCGTTGTCGGATATACGAATGCCGGAAAGTCATCACTGTTGAATGCGCTGACAAAAAAAGGCGCGTATGTGGCCAATGCCTTGTTTGCGACACTTGATACGCATGTCGGAAAGATCTGGATTCCGACGAAGGATGGTCGCGGGAAAGAAATCCTTATTTCAGACACAATCGGATTCATTCAAGACTTGCCGCCGCAGCTGATTGACGCGTTTCGATCGACCTTGGATGAAACGATTGATGCCGATTTGCTTTTGCATGTGATCGACGTGAGTGACAAACACGTGCATGAGAAAATTAAAGAAGTCGAGCAGGTACTAAAGCAGATTGGTGCGGATGCGATTCCCAAAATCTATGTATTTAACAAGATGGATTTGGTCAAGCGTAAGCCGGCAAAGATTGTGAAAGATGAATACAAGGCATTCCAGCCCGCGTTTGTCTCAGCGCATAGCGGAGTAGGTCTTGCCGAGCTTAAGACACTCATTGCCGAGACCCTTGGCTTGGATTGA
- a CDS encoding superoxide dismutase, with protein sequence MKQSYTAKTFALGALEGLSETQIAEHLKLYAGYVKNTNALMEKVAAHKQNSEAMAIELSELTRRFGFEFNGMRLHEYYFAQFEKSEGSADKLKMTLEAQYGSFDAWKSEVSAMAVMRGIGWVLTVVDETNGNLLNVWVSDHELGQLGGQKIVFALDVWEHAYTVDYKPTERAKYVEAFWKNVNWQKVEERYA encoded by the coding sequence ATGAAACAATCCTATACCGCAAAAACCTTTGCGCTCGGAGCTCTTGAAGGACTCTCGGAGACGCAAATCGCCGAGCATTTGAAACTCTATGCCGGCTATGTGAAGAACACGAACGCGCTCATGGAGAAAGTCGCGGCTCACAAGCAGAACTCGGAGGCGATGGCTATCGAACTTTCAGAACTCACGCGCCGATTTGGTTTTGAATTCAACGGCATGCGCTTGCACGAGTATTACTTTGCGCAATTTGAGAAGTCGGAAGGCTCTGCTGATAAGCTAAAGATGACGCTTGAGGCTCAATACGGTTCATTCGACGCTTGGAAGAGCGAGGTATCCGCGATGGCTGTCATGCGCGGTATCGGCTGGGTGCTTACCGTCGTCGACGAAACAAATGGCAACCTCTTGAATGTCTGGGTAAGCGATCATGAACTTGGTCAGCTCGGCGGACAGAAGATCGTGTTTGCGCTCGATGTTTGGGAGCATGCGTACACGGTCGACTATAAGCCGACGGAGCGTGCAAAATATGTGGAGGCGTTTTGGAAGAATGTAAATTGGCAAAAAGTGGAGGAACGGTACGCGTAA
- a CDS encoding sigma-70 family RNA polymerase sigma factor has protein sequence MSDSASHNESVQSEEALLMRAKSDPQAVAIIYDRYADRVYGFLLKRCGHKETAEDLVSKVFMKFIENLPGIEWQGVSLSAYLFRAATNALTDHWRSAKVRLDVEVEEDWDPPSPIDQPAWHAELSLERDKIVEIIKSMSPRDQEILDLKFFAGMEPEEIAKTMDITPNHASVLVYRALGRLRTKYLATYVRTP, from the coding sequence ATGTCAGATAGCGCATCGCACAATGAAAGTGTTCAATCGGAAGAGGCGCTTTTGATGCGCGCAAAATCTGACCCGCAGGCCGTCGCCATTATTTATGACCGCTACGCAGATCGCGTCTACGGTTTCCTGTTAAAGCGCTGCGGTCACAAAGAAACAGCAGAAGACCTCGTCTCCAAGGTCTTCATGAAATTCATCGAGAATCTTCCTGGTATCGAATGGCAAGGCGTCTCGCTTTCCGCTTATCTCTTCCGCGCCGCCACCAACGCACTCACGGATCACTGGCGCAGCGCCAAAGTCCGTCTCGATGTAGAAGTCGAGGAAGACTGGGACCCGCCCTCTCCGATCGATCAACCTGCTTGGCATGCCGAGCTTTCCCTTGAGCGCGACAAAATAGTGGAAATAATAAAATCGATGTCGCCGCGCGATCAGGAAATCCTCGACCTCAAGTTCTTTGCCGGCATGGAACCGGAAGAAATTGCCAAGACGATGGACATCACGCCCAATCACGCATCCGTTCTCGTCTATCGCGCCTTGGGTCGATTGCGCACCAAATATCTAGCCACTTATGTCCGAACCCCTTAA
- a CDS encoding RluA family pseudouridine synthase yields the protein MKHPGLEAQHWIVTEESAGDRLDVFLTANLLDITRSAIKNGIKNGHVMVNGKKPTVHRFLKEGDRIDYVPLEEVKKNPFVPKDGGPMPELEDLIIEETKDWIVIDKPTGLLVHPDAKHKTGTLVDLLMKHDPKIAKVGEDPSRPGIVHRLDREVSGLMVIAKTQEAFDSFKTQFSSRKSQKHYLAFVYGEMPAEEGDIKFRIARSSSKPRMAARPVNEEEGKAAWTHYTVRERFTNATLVDVEILSGRTHQIRAHLQAMRCPIIGDSLYALKKVDRNLKAPRLMLQSVDLSFTDPSTGDAKRFTLEPDPAFEQVRQMLIA from the coding sequence ATGAAACACCCTGGTCTTGAAGCGCAGCACTGGATCGTCACGGAGGAATCCGCTGGCGACCGTTTGGATGTCTTTTTGACAGCCAACCTTTTGGATATCACGCGCTCGGCGATCAAGAACGGCATCAAAAATGGCCATGTGATGGTGAATGGTAAAAAGCCGACGGTTCATCGATTTTTAAAAGAAGGAGACCGCATCGACTACGTGCCATTGGAAGAAGTGAAAAAGAATCCCTTTGTTCCAAAAGACGGCGGGCCGATGCCGGAGTTGGAAGATTTGATTATTGAAGAAACCAAAGACTGGATCGTGATCGATAAGCCGACGGGGCTTTTGGTGCATCCTGATGCCAAACATAAGACGGGAACATTGGTTGATTTGCTCATGAAGCATGATCCAAAGATCGCCAAGGTTGGCGAGGATCCGTCGCGTCCGGGTATTGTGCATCGCTTGGACCGCGAGGTGAGCGGACTTATGGTGATCGCCAAGACGCAGGAAGCTTTTGACTCGTTCAAGACGCAGTTTTCATCGCGTAAATCGCAGAAGCATTATTTGGCTTTTGTGTACGGAGAAATGCCGGCGGAAGAGGGTGATATCAAATTCCGCATTGCACGATCGAGCAGCAAGCCGCGTATGGCCGCGCGACCGGTGAATGAAGAGGAAGGCAAGGCCGCATGGACGCATTACACGGTTCGCGAGCGATTTACGAATGCGACATTGGTGGATGTCGAGATTCTTTCCGGACGTACCCATCAAATCCGTGCCCACTTACAAGCGATGCGCTGTCCGATTATCGGCGACTCGCTGTATGCGCTGAAGAAAGTCGATCGTAACTTGAAGGCACCGCGACTTATGCTGCAGAGTGTCGATCTCTCCTTTACAGATCCATCGACAGGAGACGCCAAGCGTTTTACTCTGGAGCCAGATCCTGCCTTTGAGCAGGTACGACAAATGCTTATCGCGTAA
- a CDS encoding methionine adenosyltransferase — protein MPLLPSTYTAESVTSGHPDKVCDQISDAILDTCLAQDPTSRVAVECLGSHGLLVIAGEVTTRADFDAEKIARNVYRKIGYEDDLEVRVHLTKQSPDIAQGVDPGGAGDQGIMYGFATDETAEYLPIASVEAHRLARTLEQLRKNDAAYHWLRPDGKTQITIQDGKITDVLISTQHAIEITQEEIARALEPLIDPILEKGHRPRFLVNPTGRFVLGGFTADAGLTGRKIMVDTYGGVIPHGGGAFSGKDATKVDRSAAYMCRFVAKNLVANGHAKECLVSVAYAIGMVDPLMVYAIDQDRRPIDKHLLDSFDFRPTAIMERLGLRQPIFQQTAAYGHFGKAGLPWEDVVVC, from the coding sequence ATGCCTTTATTGCCATCGACCTACACCGCCGAAAGCGTTACTTCCGGACATCCTGATAAAGTTTGCGATCAAATCTCGGATGCGATTCTTGATACGTGTCTCGCGCAAGATCCCACGAGCCGTGTGGCTGTCGAGTGTCTTGGCTCGCATGGGCTACTCGTCATCGCCGGAGAAGTTACAACGCGTGCGGATTTTGATGCGGAAAAAATCGCGCGAAACGTCTACCGTAAAATTGGTTATGAGGATGATTTGGAGGTACGGGTCCATCTCACCAAGCAATCGCCGGATATTGCGCAGGGCGTTGATCCGGGAGGCGCGGGCGATCAAGGAATTATGTACGGTTTTGCCACAGACGAAACGGCGGAATATCTGCCGATAGCTAGCGTGGAGGCGCATCGCCTTGCAAGGACACTGGAGCAGCTCCGCAAGAACGACGCCGCTTATCACTGGTTACGACCCGACGGAAAAACGCAGATCACCATTCAGGATGGGAAGATCACAGACGTCTTGATCAGCACACAACATGCGATCGAAATAACGCAGGAAGAGATCGCGCGAGCGCTTGAGCCGTTGATCGATCCGATTTTGGAGAAAGGACATAGACCGCGTTTCCTTGTGAATCCTACGGGGCGATTTGTCCTTGGTGGATTTACCGCCGATGCCGGATTAACCGGACGTAAAATCATGGTTGATACGTATGGCGGTGTCATACCGCATGGCGGGGGCGCGTTTTCCGGAAAAGATGCGACCAAGGTTGATCGCTCAGCGGCGTACATGTGCCGGTTTGTGGCAAAAAATCTTGTGGCAAATGGTCACGCCAAGGAGTGCCTGGTTTCTGTTGCTTACGCCATCGGTATGGTTGATCCGCTGATGGTGTATGCCATAGACCAAGACCGAAGACCTATCGACAAGCACTTACTTGATTCCTTTGATTTTCGGCCGACAGCTATCATGGAGCGGCTTGGGTTACGACAGCCAATTTTCCAACAAACTGCCGCGTATGGGCACTTTGGTAAGGCCGGATTGCCGTGGGAAGATGTCGTGGTATGCTGA
- a CDS encoding SH3 domain-containing protein gives MSPLTISRQLTATRFVLIASMLLVAPIAHAGDCGADPVYERNMTGTPTVGLRVRDIACMEGSKVLTTVSAGTSVKIIGETDGWYKVKIGDTVGWMGASLIKVTNGNANSSDKVVKEVKAESKPTEIGKKTIVGILEKDYKSVEAGNKTLVNRLKDKVLLRVQKGGETWYVEKDGKLSRVKMYDKNMFKRSTDVKKEVKKEEVKKESLLGAAGSIVLRGEILPGGVKLMWNITGDSSKGFKIVKSEKALPEYPGDAAEYVDGNTRSITRYGLSAKTYHFRVCRYTGNGCDAYSNDLELTIPAGEKSETSNKYEKVEGELKLEAAVLPGAVALSWTKRTSDSFEGYKVVRSTSNADPSYPSDSYIEYLPNRESLTYIDGEAIPGKTYYYRICSIESGEPVACGNVVKVLAKQR, from the coding sequence ATGTCTCCTCTAACAATAAGCAGACAGCTAACAGCGACCCGTTTTGTGCTCATCGCCTCGATGCTTCTTGTCGCGCCGATCGCCCATGCGGGAGATTGCGGTGCCGACCCTGTTTACGAGCGCAATATGACCGGCACGCCGACCGTCGGACTGCGTGTGCGCGATATTGCTTGTATGGAAGGCTCCAAAGTTTTGACGACGGTATCTGCCGGCACCTCGGTGAAGATCATCGGTGAGACGGATGGTTGGTATAAGGTGAAAATTGGCGATACGGTTGGTTGGATGGGAGCGTCGCTTATCAAAGTGACAAATGGCAACGCAAATTCTTCCGATAAAGTCGTGAAGGAGGTAAAGGCGGAATCGAAGCCGACGGAAATTGGAAAGAAGACGATTGTCGGAATTTTGGAGAAGGACTACAAGAGCGTTGAAGCTGGCAATAAGACGCTCGTGAATCGATTGAAGGATAAAGTGCTGCTCCGCGTGCAGAAAGGCGGAGAAACTTGGTATGTTGAAAAAGATGGCAAGCTCTCCCGCGTGAAGATGTATGACAAGAACATGTTCAAGCGTTCGACTGACGTTAAGAAAGAAGTAAAAAAAGAAGAGGTGAAAAAGGAGTCGCTGCTGGGCGCGGCAGGGAGCATCGTCCTCCGTGGCGAAATATTGCCGGGTGGCGTGAAACTTATGTGGAATATTACGGGTGACAGTTCCAAGGGTTTTAAGATAGTGAAGTCGGAGAAAGCGCTACCGGAATATCCGGGTGATGCGGCAGAATATGTCGATGGAAACACGCGCTCCATCACGCGCTACGGGCTCTCGGCTAAGACGTATCACTTCCGTGTGTGCCGATATACGGGAAATGGCTGTGACGCATACAGCAATGATCTTGAACTGACGATTCCGGCGGGCGAGAAGAGTGAAACATCGAACAAGTATGAGAAAGTTGAAGGAGAGTTGAAGCTCGAGGCGGCGGTTTTGCCGGGCGCGGTTGCGCTCTCGTGGACCAAGCGCACATCGGACTCGTTTGAGGGGTATAAAGTTGTACGATCGACGTCGAATGCCGATCCGAGCTACCCAAGCGATAGCTATATCGAGTATCTCCCCAATCGTGAGAGCCTCACATACATCGATGGCGAGGCAATTCCGGGCAAAACGTATTACTATCGAATTTGCTCAATCGAAAGCGGCGAGCCGGTTGCGTGCGGAAATGTCGTGAAGGTTTTAGCAAAGCAGCGCTAG